Genomic window (Arachis hypogaea cultivar Tifrunner chromosome 13, arahy.Tifrunner.gnm2.J5K5, whole genome shotgun sequence):
tgattcatatttaaaattataaaactaaagttaattgaattttgattaaattaaagAATTAGGGTTGTTTTCGTCCAATACAAAAAAAAGgatatttaagttttttataaaaattaaacaaaatttattttttatttttattaaagtataagggtgatttaataaaataattgatatgatatgtatttagaaaaagaaaaattaattattgacgtGGAAAACCTAATCTAcatgttgtgttttaatttgtccatatttttattatactaatatgtataaatttattGTCGTATCGAAGTAAACACTATATATTTTGGTTGAACAGTTATAGTTGAAATTATAGTTATTCCAGTCAATTTAGTTGATATATATTTTGGTTGAACAGTTGTAGTTGAAATTATAGTTATTCCAGTCAATTTAGTTGAGTAACAAACAATAAATTCATtcgtttatttaaataagtattttcTGTTCAAGTATCCTTAACTGGAATTTAGATTTGTGATCCAATAATTCTTTACCTGTCGAGTTggatatttaaaaaactaaaaaatagttaCGGTATTGTTTTTTCTCCCTTCTATTTTGGGCCGCAGGCCCatacaaaaaaaaacttttagtgatataattataattaattaattatacataATAATACTTTTAATGCAAAAGGAGTTGAGAAGAAAAGATTGATAGAGGAATGAAGTGGCAGAGTTTTGAATCAAACACTATCATTATTTCGAACCACTCTTTCATTCTCACTCTCATTTCTTCAATGTTGTTGCTTCCCCCTTCTAACAGTGTTCCTTTttaccatgtttttcataaatttctgcttttttttaattattgttattatttttcagcGGTTAAGAGCAATATATGAACTCAGGTTGGAGATAGAGCCTCTGGATTTGTCTTTCGCATCTGGGATTTTTTCATTTAGCAGACTCTGATCTTATGGCACTTGACAGGTATCTTTCTTAAACTCAAGTCTTAACCTTATATAATCTAAAGGGTTGTGTTGCCCATTTTATTGATAGGACCTGTCAATTCTTCTGTTCTATATGATGTTTCTGTGATTTCACTTTGGTTGAACACTACCTGTTTGTTTTATTGTCTGGATAAAGATTTGAAGTTATTTATGTTATTTGGTTGTTTTTCTTTGATTAGCATGTCATATTGAGCTTTGACTTCCTCTTCTTATGATGGATGATAGCACAAATTGCTATTAAGTAGTGGTATTTGTTGAAAtttgtattcttttgaatcaTTCTGTGCCTGCCAGCCAGCAGTGTTCTTTTCTGATTTTTTCCCCCTCCTAAGGAAAATCATATGGTGATGCCTGTCAATACATATGTTGTAATATCACTTTAGTTTTACTGTTTTATGTCATTATTGGTTATGTGCTTTGGAATAGATGTGTGTCATACCGCTTGTGTTTGTTCGAACAGGTTAAATTCTCCAACCACATTTGAAATGCCACTGGAGGTTTTGGGCCATGAATTGCAGTTTACTCAGgtatatttatctttttcaagtATACCTTCTATAACTATCCCATTTTGTTGAGTGGAAGGTACTTTGAAGAAGGTGTTCTTTATGGAACTGGTGAACAGAAcctgcattatatatatattaaatagtcTTAATGCAGGTAGATTAATAACAGTTAACACCTTTGTTCGTTTAGTACATTGAAGTTACATTTTCCTTTAAGCCGAGCGAGGTTTGCCTTAGTTGATATGATTTATGTCAGGCAAGCTGAAATTTTGTACAAGTGAAAACCTTCTTGAGTAGTATGATTGGTGTAGAAGAGGCTCATATTGTTGCCCTAGTGACTCTATGATTCTGCTCGATAAGTAGGTACTGTCGAGATCCTTGGAAACGATTAGATATATACAATGCTATAGAGAAGAGTCCCCTTGGAAAATTTGCAAGTCATGATTGATAATTTTTCATGAgcttagaatttttatattttttacttcGGGATGTTCTCTTGTTTCTTCTTTAGCTTCTAGGATTTGAATTCATTATTCGATTATTTACCCCCCGaagtttccctttttctttttcctctttatcTATAAGATATTTGACAATGCCAATTTTGTTTTGTCAGGATCCCAATTCAAAGCACCTAGGAACAACAGTGTGGGATTCATCACTTGTTTTTGCCAAATTTCTTGTAAGTTGTTGATATTGCATTTTAATGAACTGTCCTGTCATAAATATAATTTAGTTTTAGAATCTAAACATGGTTTTAATGAACTTATTTAGATATTGCATCTAATTTCCCTCACCTTCTAATATCTTAAggtgtatctttattttatttttttcaggaACGGAATTGCAGAAAGGGAAGGTTTTCTCCAGCTAAACTTAAAGGAAAACGTGTAATTGAACTTGGAGCTGGCTGTGGTGTTTCTGGTTTTGGTAATGTTACAAATGATTTTTAATGTTTGGTTAGCCTATTAATTAACTCGTCCTATATGGACTTCCTTATTGAAATCAATCCAGCTTTTCTTACTTACAATGGATCCTTTTGCAGGCATGGCTTTGCTGGGGTGTGATGTTATAGTGACAGACCAAAAAGAGGTTTTGCCATTATTGCAGAGAAACGTCGAACGTAATATTTCAAGAGTCATGCAGAAGAACCCTGGTGTGATTTGAAACGCTTCGGCTGTTTTGATTCCCTGATATCTACGATTTGAATACATGTTTGCATCATGTTGTTGCTCTTACATTTGGTGATTCTATTCTATAGATTTGAATGGTGATAATTCCTTACAagcaaatatattttttctagagTCATTTGGTTCTATCAAGGTTGCCGAACTTCAGTGGGGAGATGAGAGCCACATTAAGGCTGTTGATCCTCCATTTGACTATATTATCGGCACCGACGTAGTAAGTTGGTACACAAATTCTACAAACTACATGCTGTAAATACTACTTCTTCATTAAGAAATTATTAATTATCATTTGAATGTTATTCTGCATCAGCTAAATACTATGCTAACTTTTTGCTTCTTAAATTCTATTGAAGGTCTATGTAGAGCATCTGTTGGAACCTCTGTTGCAGACAATACTTGCTTTATCTGGACCTAGGACTACAATCTTGGTATGTCATTCAACTTTTCTAAAATTTGTCAttctaattcaccaatttccccCTTTAATTTTGACGTTCTCCATGAAGTTGGGCCATGAGATCCGTTCCACCTGTGTCCATGAAAAGATGCTTGAGATGTGGAAACAAAACTTTGATGTGAAGAATGTTCCAAAATCTAAAGTATGCTACTATATATATCTCTTTGATTATTGAAGGCGAGTTTGGTTAACTATATGAAGTTGTACTCAAGTCTTCAATTTATGCAGATGGATGAAACATATCAACATCCAAGTATTCAGCTCTTCATTATGGGATTCAAGAATTCAGCTGAGTCCACCGGGAACTCAGGTCAGGCAGCTGCCGAAAAAGTTGACGATCAAACTGGCGTGGAAGGTAAAAGTGGTGAGGAAAATTTGGCAATGGAACCATCATCTAGTGTTGAAAAAATTGTTGAGGATCATGAGAAAGCAGCAACCGGAACTAAAAAGCTTAGTGAGTGGGAAGCAAGAAGGTATGGATCAATGGCTGCAAGGATTCTGAAAGATGTAAAGATATCCTGATTTTGAGAGCTCATAGAaacgagtttaattttaatacattgccAATGTAAAACGTGTTGATGTTGTAAGTTTATacgaattaaatcttttttttttattggtcTCCCACGGTGTTCCTCAACCTGACAGGCCAAGAACTAATTCGCCGCGGTACTGATCTCCATTTAAAGGTTTGCTGCTgaccaatgagttgctgcatgcacaagacgGGATTTGAACCCCCTGACACTTGCTTaaacggactagtgagctaaccattaAAACAACCCAACTTAGTTTAGTTTACGAATTAAATCTTTAATGAAATGCCATAGTGGTCATTTCATTTGCCTAGGCTTCAAATGGTGTTAACCTTAACCCACTTTTGGGCTTTATTGGGCCTATAGTGGACTTCTCCCAACAAAGCCTAAAGCCCATATCTTTGGAACTGTGctgctttgacttaaaaaaaaaaactctcaatCAGACCTCATCATTCATGACATAAATCATCTCATTTTCAACAAATTGTGGAAAAGAATAAAAGTCAAACTGATGATTTGACATTTTAAGGCACAGAAATAGAGTACGCCattgataatttattttgattattatgGAATTAAATATGACAACTAAATTAATTAAGTTAGGTATCTCATTTAGTAGTACAAAAATGAATAAAAGATAGCATTATTATACTTTTTTCCCCAATGGAATATTGTCACTTCACAAAATTAACGTGAGAGAGTAGACTacatataaaaatagatatacAAATGGTAGCTTAAGAATCAAGGAAAAAGACCATGAAAATAATTGCAGTGTCAACACCATTGCTTTGACTCCTATGTGTGTGTTTGTTAGCTGAGGGTTCGTTAAATTTTGTACCACTCACCAAACGAGTTGATAGAGTTTCAAATTCAAAGTTTGCAAACCAATCTCTCACCAAACTCATCAAACAAATGGAAATTTCTAATTTCTTCTATTCCAGTTAGTAGTAACTATATTATTTTAGTCTCTCATACTAAATAACAAGTAGGTGATTATTAGGTCAATAATAATGATATAGTAATTAATGCATGAAGTTGAAAATGAATTAATAAGCTTAGTAGTTTTCAATTTGTTATTTGCTTGAAGTGACTGATTGATTTTCATTTTCCCCTACCTATGCCTCTGGCTGCTATGTGTATAGCCACTTAGAGAACTTTGCATTCACGTGTGAGTTTGTCACCATGGACCCTCTGCCACTCTTTCTCATGGAACCTTATTATTCTTATGGATacgataatattaatattaataatagtaaaaataacttcatattttaaaagaaaaatacaaaattactaaccaaaaaaaatttgaattctaaCTCTTAAAAGTATATCAATTAGAAAAACATATGTTAACATGACCGGTTAGAGTGagatatacttttttttcttaattcaagagttaaattataatttatctttATGAAATATTATAAACTCTGCTAGAAAACCAACTAGAAGCGCAACTAACTAGAGTTTCGAATttcaaaattagaaataaaaaggaGTTCATTGAGTTGGCTTATATTGTAGTTAATCCTCTATGTTTTTTCATATGTTTGAATAAGATTGTCTTTAATAAAACAATACATATGATTtactaaaacaataataaaaataaatggatTATTctaagaataaattagattttttttatatatctctATTTCTTTGCtcgttaatataattaattaattacacacaaaaataaaaaaattgacatttTTCTTCCTTGATAACATATTTTAGAGTGTCCTAAATAATGTCAAAGTTTGAAATTAAAGGCTGAACAATGAAagaaacaattttaaattaaacatgtatttaaaaaaaaaaaccctaaaataagaAACATTATGCACATTTTTGTTGTCATTGGATTAACAGGGATATGTCTCTGTCTGGCGAATCTCAGTTTAGTTAGGACCTCTTtgactttttctctcttttcctttcctcttcaACCTATTTCACTTTCGCAATTCACtcatcttctctaatttctttcccaatttaCCCCTCAACTCTTTGTGAATATTACATAATAGGAACCCTTAGCTCTAGGTTCTAGATAACACAACCTTCAAGTTTTTCACCTTGCAATAATTCAAGTTtggctaattaattaattagtatactGTTCTGTGGGAATTATTCATTTCATTATGATCAATTTGACCATAATCTGATCTCAGTATATCGTGAAGAACTTGTCATCATAAAACTACGGCTATACCACTAAtggtatatataatttataaagctGTATAAGAAAAGGAGATCGACACTACAATTAATTATTATGATGAACACAATAAGATTGATTCATGCTATTATTAATTCGTTTTTAAGcagtataatattatttaataaaccaatttagattggtcaaatttttatataaagtaaTTTGTTATCCAATAgccaatttttaaaatgaatctcaaattaattttaaatttgatctcTCAATTTGAAAGTAtagtaagaaaaaaataattagatattGTTATGAGTAGACAAATTATTAAAAAGTATCCAATTtagattaaaaaaagtaaaatgaaattatgtaatttcttctattttaaaattaaattttattggatGGTCCTCAATGTTTTTGGCTAATAAATGTAATTAATACTTgcatattttcttaaaaaataagtgAAGAGCATAATTCTCTCCTATAAATGATTTACAAATCGAATATAAGATGAGTTTTATATTATCCCTTTCTTGTGATGAAACCTTTTAATACTGAAAATGTTTTTTTATGATAGAGGTAAATATTAAATCGGTATTTAAAAGATTCTGAcgctgacaaaatggtacctaacttttgttattgataaaatggtccctaaaaaattttaaaatttgacaaatgtGTCCCCGAGCTCGTCGAAACAAATCTCCGGCAAGCACAATACTGACATAGCCACTACGTTTTGATGACATGGCAAAAATCCTCCCCAATCCTAATCCTTCCCCCTCTACAACACACTCCCCCCTTCTCTTTCCTGAAAGCACTCTCCCCCTCCCTAACCCTAATCCCCCCTCCCCGATCCAAAATCCTCCTTCTGAATCCTAATCCCCTTCCCTTGTCCCTTTGAACCATAATCCCTTTTTCCAATGCACTGTCTTACACTCTCAATTCACTCTCCCCAAAAAAAAGAGCTCAACCTTCTCAATCTTACAGAGCCAGTGTCGCCAACACCGCACAGTCGCCGTCTCGTCGTCGGATCTTCTGCGTCTACCAGCGTTGTCTGTCTCCTTTGACACGGCGCGGTCGCCTTCAACCTTTACTGTTGTGCTTCGCGGTGGCTCGTTTCCCTCCTTGTGGTCGAACATAAAAACAGACACACATAGCAGTAGCGCCTCACTCATCAGCCTCGTTTCGTCACCTCTGCTCGCTGTTTATTGCTAGTTGCCGCTTGTATCTGTGTTTCATCTTGGCTCCGTCGTGCCGTGCTTCCTCTGATCTGTCTCTAGTATTCTTCTTCTGGCCTTGTCTAAATCTACTTCTTGCTTCGGTAGTGTATGTAttaagctttattttattttattttgattattgtatATGAATTTGTTTCTTGTCTCTTGTTTATGGCCTTGTCTAAATCTGCCTCCTCTACTTTTTGAAttgtaaattaatataaaaatttaggatGATTCATGATTGAAAAAGTGAGAGAGTGTGATGGAAAAGGGAGATCTTTTGCTGAATTAGAGTTTAAGAAGATTTTTAGGTTTAGGGCAACTCAGGAATGAGAGGGTTGGAGAAGAGGGGTTAGGGTTCAGAGGGGGAAGGAAGTTGGGATTAGGGTTGGGGGATTTTGGATTTTTCAAGATGGCctgagtaattaattaaaaattctaCCTTAGATTTTTCAGTGACCACCTCATCATCTTTTTCATCGGAAATGTGTTTTGGTGAGTTCGAGGACACGCttgtcaaaatttaaaatcttttagggactattttgtcaataacaaaagtcaagTACCATTTTATCAACGCCAGAATCTTTCGAGTACTGatttagtatttacctctttatgataatataaatgtaaaatttatttgccAATGAACTATAACTTAAATAGTATAGTCTCCTCATACTCACCTGGAGGTCGCgagtttgaattttattcttaactatagaaaaaaaatataaaatttatttgttttaaaatttttacctacaactatctaatttaaaataatttaatctaCACAAAAAATAATACCATATTATTAGTGCATGATAAAAAGTTAATGGTTATTATTATAATACATGCGTGTATATCATGGTTTCCATGGTGGCTATTGAAAAAGAAGTGTCTTGaaagaaaagatatatataagttataaataACGACCTTCAATTCCAGGATTCATTTTTCATTCCCCCTTGTTTCAGACATGAACGCAACTTCATTATGTGTCGTCGGCAATGCAAATTTGACCTTGAAAACCTTCAATGTTGTTCATGCACTATTTAAGAGGCTTCCAGACACCAATACTTCAACATCAACGCTTGCCCACCTACATAATACTTATACCACTCGAAAATTATTAAAGATATaatcatttatattattattatttttatcaacttaaatttttaaaatgagtaattttataatattatattataacttaaggtaaataaaaaataataatacttatataaaatttaaataaatccaaataaaactattacttaaaaaataatattaaaaatataatcattcatattgtatatttctataatttaaattttttgaatgagtGCTTTTATAACATGCATTGTTTAATTTCCTTTATTGTCGAGAGTTGTTTGCTCGCTATATATACTGTGTTTATATCATTCCTtgtctttttattaaaaattgctatttacacattaaaaaaaaattatagttattaaattaattattatatatatatatattattttatttatttttaatatatatttatattttaatatatattttgtataaataattaatttataatattttataaaaatattatatatatatactaaaattaattattatatttttattatatattatttaatttatttttaatatatattttatattttaatattattttatattaatatagttGATTTTAATGTATATACAGTGTACCTTAAAAATTGGAGAAGTTAATCTTTGTAAATGTTTCAATAACGACAAGCTACAGTAAATTTATTGGCATTATATGTTGACCAAAACATTAAAATAATAAGTgtactaattaataataatcttGGCTTTATACATGATTCATTCTATAGATAGACTATATATACCATtttcattaataaataataattattataataatgtgAAAAACAGAGAAGCTTGATTTGTTGTTGTAGAGTGAATTACGGAGGTGACTATGACACTTGCCCTTTTTTTTTGGGTTTACACCAGGGTATCCATCAGGCCGGAAGCCCAATGACTAATCCCTCGGGTACTGCAGAGGCACACAAAGTGGGCGACCCTCCCAAGCAAGCAAGCTCCATTCCCATCCTCCAGTGAGTATCGAACCCGGGAGAGATGGTTAAGGGACACAGACCCTCATCCATCTGTGCCAACTTGCGTTGGTTGACACTTGCCCTTTTAATTAATTACATGTTGCAAAATCAGTGTGTCATAGTCTTTCTTAATTTAATCGGCGGGGAAGATGGCCTATTATGTTTTCCAATTCGAAGAAcaagataaatatatatatatatataaatagatttttttttcaaagaaactGTTTGAAAtatgagaagaaaaagtcctcattgtttctttttttttttttttaccaaaaataggagactcgaacccgcaactttTTAATTGAGTATGAAGAGATTACGTTATTTGAACTATAAGTCATTgactaaagttttttttttttaccaaatataggagactcgaacccgatTAATTATCCGATTTATACCgttgatattaattaattaattcagtaATTTTCCTTATTAACTTGACATTCTTTTGTAAAAAATGCCTATCATTATGAGTGATTTTCTACTCATTATTagaacaattaaaaataataatgtggATGCATGAATGGTCGAGtaaatttgtttatatattttcAAGTAATGTTAGATTAATGTAATAATATCTTCATATTGTTTGTTTAGTCAGCTTTTTGTCACTATTATGTTATCATGCATTATTCAAAGTAGACTGAAAAAACCTAGGTGGATGTGCATGCTATCATATCAATGAagttaaaaatagaatttaattttgatttattaatattatataaaaaattatataatcatttattaatgaaatttgtatatttaaacaaattttaaataataaatttgtaaATTAATTACTTTATCTGATATAATAATAAACGATTAAATAATTGCATATAATAAATGATTAGATgacttcataattttttttttttactttatgaataaatatgtcaaaattaaatttctaaagcTTTATTGGCCCATATCCTGTCACCAGATTTTGAAATGGTTGTCACTACTTTATAGAGCATTACTGAAGTCCTATCTTGGAATAATATTTTTGATCCACAAGCAATAGATTTAGTCCGATCCAGTTCATATATAGCCCCTAAACTTCCATGGACATACCTCTATATCtgcctatatatttttttttcatgaattaattatcatattattattatatgtatttattatatatatactgtcCTTTCTACAATTTCAGATTGGAAAGCAGCAGAAAATCAATGAGTACGTTTATGTAGTCTTCtctgcatgcattcattttttatgagttattattaatattattttatgtgAAATATTATAGATTAAATTACACAGTTGATCCCTACACTTTTAGTGAAATTGTAAATTAGTTCCTaaactttaaaagtttgtaattgagttcctaaagagaattaaaatttgtaatttagtccTTGCCAGTCAAAAAGTGTTGATTTAACAGAGTATTATCAGAATATactgagaatattctgttaaaatagaaaatatgctgagaatattctgttaaatcaaataCTTTTTGAACGACGGAGactaaattgtaaattttaattctgTTTAAGGAtccaattataaacttttaaagtgtagggaCCAATTTGCAATTTCACTAAAAGTGTAGAGACTAACTGTATAAtttaactaatattatatatattattaaataaattgtgaattatttaattatcaaattcaggattaattaaaaaaaaagggaataaaTGATATTGGGTGGATGCAAGCAAAGCAACATGGATTGACTTTGTGTATAGGTTGATTATAATCTAGGTGATGAAGaagattataattaattaattttgtaataaagTGGAAAGTTTCATGTGATATTGGAGATAAATAATGATTGCGTTATAATTGTTATTGTGGTCAAcgattattattagtattagtaTTACTGTAAACAAGCACTATGCACAGTGATGAATAATACCCATAAAGTTAGAACAAAATGCAGGCATTATATGAACCTAAACTAATAATCACAAAAAGAAGATAGATCCAAcacattagtaaaaaaaatatatattttattatataatataatataatataatatatagcaTATCTTGCTAGATCCCTGCCTGCCAACCAAGATGTTttcttaatatttaaaaaataatttttactttgTGACAGCCACTACCACTTTTTCTCTAGGCTACATTCATTGATTTTATGTTAATCAGTTAATCAATTAACAAATTGGGTCATGTATGATGTAATAACCCACCAAAATTATACAAGAAAGTATATCAACATAACTATTTgagataatttattaattaattattattacgaATAATCTTCTTTTTCTAAGAAACCTTTCATTTTGAGATTTTAGCACCgactttgtttatatatatataataaacaaaCTAGGTGGATGCGAAAGTAGGGCTGACAATAGGTAAGGTAGGATAGGGTTTGGATCCTACCTTAACTATATCCGcaggttgaaaattttattaaaactctacCTTACCTTATTCatgggttgagaatctctcaatccTAACCCTACTcgcaccctaaaattctaaaccctatcCTACCCTATTCTACTTGtagaaatatcaaaattttttaaagtaaatataaaattcaatcatttcgaattttatatatattaataacataaaaataaaaaattaatgctttaaattactaaattagcTAATTAGTTTTAGTGGTTATTCATttattgtaagtcattacataagGGAGGTTGTGATTTCAACTCTCACTTCTTTCATTATatacctaatttttttaaaatatgtattatatataaagtGCGAGTATGATAGGATAGGGTATACTCTAAATCCGTACCCTAATAGAATAgagtacaccctaaacccgtatCTTACCCTATCCGGAGGTATACCCGAACCATACCAGCCCTATGTGAAAGGAAGACTTATTGTTTTATATTATTTAGGaacaaaatatcttttattatattaaacGGGAAAATAAATTATTACTATATTTTGCCAAGCAAGATCGATGTTGTTCCTTAGTAGGAATGTTAGAATGTGGCAGGACCAGTCTGTGAAAAAATGTTTTGCCTATTTTTCACACAATACTAGTACTGGTTAATGACAATAATAATGGCTCTAATATATAGGTATGAATATTCATTATTCACTATATATGCATGATTTCTCTTCACCCATTGCGTTCATTGGTCACTCCCCAGATGAAATCTATGTCCAAACAATCTCATTCATAGGGGTAGGGTCCCATCTTAGTATGAAacgttatcatcatcatcatcatcatcatgatgcATATATATATTATAGTTGACCATGTGATGATATATATAATCTCCAATTGCACCAATATTTATTAGTGATCACCAAATAATACAAATAAGAATGCATTAACAAAGATTACTATTACTCATTTTGGCaattagtttattatttaatttagttctGTAAATTATTATCTTCCCAAGAAGTTTAATTAAGTTACACCTATGTTACGCTTTCCTTCTTTTATGAATTCATGCGTAGACTAATAATGTATTTAATAA
Coding sequences:
- the LOC112736449 gene encoding uncharacterized protein isoform X2, whose protein sequence is MALDRLNSPTTFEMPLEVLGHELQFTQDPNSKHLGTTVWDSSLVFAKFLERNCRKGRFSPAKLKGKRVIELGAGCGVSGFGMALLGCDVIVTDQKEVLPLLQRNVERNISRVMQKNPESFGSIKVAELQWGDESHIKAVDPPFDYIIGTDVVYVEHLLEPLLQTILALSGPRTTILLGHEIRSTCVHEKMLEMWKQNFDVKNVPKSKMDETYQHPSIQLFIMGFKNSAESTGNSGQAAAEKVDDQTGVEGKSGEENLAMEPSSSVEKIVEDHEKAATGTKKLSEWEARRYGSMAARILKDVKIS
- the LOC112736449 gene encoding uncharacterized protein isoform X1 — its product is MALDRLNSPTTFEMPLEVLGHELQFTQDPNSKHLGTTVWDSSLVFAKFLERNCRKGRFSPAKLKGKRVIELGAGCGVSGFGMALLGCDVIVTDQKEVLPLLQRNVERNISRVMQKNPDLNGDNSLQANIFFLESFGSIKVAELQWGDESHIKAVDPPFDYIIGTDVVYVEHLLEPLLQTILALSGPRTTILLGHEIRSTCVHEKMLEMWKQNFDVKNVPKSKMDETYQHPSIQLFIMGFKNSAESTGNSGQAAAEKVDDQTGVEGKSGEENLAMEPSSSVEKIVEDHEKAATGTKKLSEWEARRYGSMAARILKDVKIS
- the LOC112736449 gene encoding uncharacterized protein isoform X3 — protein: MALDRLNSPTTFEMPLEVLGHELQFTQERNCRKGRFSPAKLKGKRVIELGAGCGVSGFGMALLGCDVIVTDQKEVLPLLQRNVERNISRVMQKNPDLNGDNSLQANIFFLESFGSIKVAELQWGDESHIKAVDPPFDYIIGTDVVYVEHLLEPLLQTILALSGPRTTILLGHEIRSTCVHEKMLEMWKQNFDVKNVPKSKMDETYQHPSIQLFIMGFKNSAESTGNSGQAAAEKVDDQTGVEGKSGEENLAMEPSSSVEKIVEDHEKAATGTKKLSEWEARRYGSMAARILKDVKIS
- the LOC112736449 gene encoding uncharacterized protein isoform X4 — encoded protein: MALDRLNSPTTFEMPLEVLGHELQFTQERNCRKGRFSPAKLKGKRVIELGAGCGVSGFGMALLGCDVIVTDQKEVLPLLQRNVERNISRVMQKNPESFGSIKVAELQWGDESHIKAVDPPFDYIIGTDVVYVEHLLEPLLQTILALSGPRTTILLGHEIRSTCVHEKMLEMWKQNFDVKNVPKSKMDETYQHPSIQLFIMGFKNSAESTGNSGQAAAEKVDDQTGVEGKSGEENLAMEPSSSVEKIVEDHEKAATGTKKLSEWEARRYGSMAARILKDVKIS